A single Yersinia hibernica DNA region contains:
- a CDS encoding recombinase family protein, with product MALVGYARVSTTDQDLTHQVEVLTAAGCLKIFSEKISGTKKEGRQAFDECLDYLRDGDTLVVTRIDRLSRSLRDLKNLVYDFEQQNIKLRATEQAIDTASASGKAFLDMLGVFAEFETNLRQERQREGIAQAKQQGKYKGRKPTARAKTVEVIELVRAGFTRDSVAKQLNIGKASVYRILKTYRLQNPDDILPGERSARKIATLLIELRVENNTKYVRGKSKVRTDIENEWNWSFDMEKPDPKGNYYILRVPYETEQELDELVDELNRDAAYAAEMRYCYVELDVVHQETGKIWN from the coding sequence ATGGCACTTGTCGGCTATGCTCGAGTATCTACTACAGATCAGGATTTGACTCACCAGGTTGAGGTTTTAACCGCTGCGGGTTGTCTCAAAATTTTCTCGGAAAAAATCAGCGGGACAAAGAAAGAAGGACGTCAGGCATTTGATGAATGTCTGGACTACTTGCGTGACGGCGATACGTTGGTGGTCACACGCATTGACCGCTTATCAAGAAGCCTTCGTGACCTCAAAAATCTGGTGTATGACTTTGAACAGCAAAATATCAAACTCAGGGCGACGGAACAGGCCATCGATACCGCGTCAGCATCCGGTAAAGCGTTTCTGGATATGCTGGGCGTTTTTGCAGAATTCGAAACCAATCTGCGACAGGAACGACAACGTGAAGGTATTGCCCAGGCAAAACAACAGGGAAAGTATAAAGGAAGAAAACCGACCGCTCGCGCAAAAACTGTTGAAGTCATCGAACTGGTTCGTGCCGGTTTTACCCGCGATTCGGTGGCCAAGCAACTGAATATCGGCAAAGCGAGTGTCTACCGGATACTGAAAACCTACCGGCTTCAGAACCCCGATGATATTTTGCCTGGTGAGCGTTCAGCCAGAAAGATAGCGACGTTACTCATCGAGTTACGCGTTGAAAACAATACCAAATATGTCAGAGGTAAATCGAAAGTCAGGACTGATATCGAAAATGAATGGAACTGGAGCTTTGATATGGAAAAGCCCGATCCAAAAGGCAACTACTATATCCTGCGAGTCCCGTATGAAACCGAACAAGAGCTGGATGAACTGGTTGATGAACTAAACCGTGATGCAGCCTATGCCGCTGAGATGCGATATTGTTATGTCGAGTTGGAT